The following are encoded together in the uncultured Draconibacterium sp. genome:
- a CDS encoding YgiQ family radical SAM protein yields MLEKTDSTKWLPTSKKEVKEQGWDSLDVILFTGDAYIDHPSFGSAVIGRILESEGLRVAIVPQPNWTDDLRDFKKLGKPNLFFAVSAGNMDSMVNHYTAGKRKRTNDAYTPGGRFGYRPDYATITYSKIIKELFPDVPLVIGGIEASLRRLTHYDYWSDKLMPSILADSRADLLFYGMGEKSIIDFARLVKRGIPVENLTTIPQTVFMVDANQEYATKKNWDELELASHDTCLVNKKEFARNFMHIEEESNKMEAKKLVQRIGDKKIVVNPPWPTFKEKEIDKVYDLPYTRLPHPRYNNKGTIPAYEMIRHSINIHRGCFGGCTFCTISAHQGKFIASRSEKSVLKEVEKVTEMPDFKGYISDLGGPSANMYKMKGIHEEICKKCKRPSCIFPSVCKNLDTDHKAMRELYAKVRSNPKVKKAFIGSGIRYDMILEKTNNEEVNETNRQYLRDVIKHHVSGRLKVAPEHSSDEVLKFMRKPSFKLFEELNEEFIKINKEENLNQQLIPYFISSHPGSKSEDMANLAIQTKNMNFRLEQVQDFTPTPMTLATVVYYSGYHPYTMEEIYTARNKNAKEKQRQFFFWYKKEYRNQIIRDLKAKGRDDLVDQLFKKKTDK; encoded by the coding sequence ATGTTGGAGAAAACAGATAGTACAAAATGGTTGCCAACTTCGAAAAAAGAGGTAAAGGAACAGGGATGGGATTCGCTTGATGTTATCCTTTTTACCGGAGATGCTTACATCGATCATCCTTCATTTGGTTCTGCTGTAATTGGAAGAATCTTAGAAAGTGAAGGCTTGCGTGTTGCCATTGTACCACAACCAAACTGGACTGACGATTTACGCGATTTTAAAAAGCTTGGAAAACCCAACCTGTTTTTTGCCGTTTCTGCCGGAAATATGGATTCGATGGTTAACCATTACACCGCCGGAAAACGAAAACGCACCAACGACGCATACACTCCCGGTGGACGTTTTGGCTACCGTCCGGATTATGCAACCATCACCTATTCGAAAATTATAAAAGAATTGTTTCCCGATGTGCCCTTGGTGATTGGAGGAATTGAAGCGTCGTTGCGTCGTTTAACGCACTACGACTATTGGTCGGATAAACTGATGCCCTCTATTTTAGCCGACAGTCGGGCAGATTTATTGTTTTACGGCATGGGTGAAAAATCGATTATTGATTTTGCCCGCCTGGTAAAACGTGGAATTCCGGTTGAAAATTTAACCACCATTCCACAAACTGTTTTTATGGTGGATGCCAACCAGGAATATGCCACCAAAAAGAACTGGGACGAGCTGGAACTGGCATCGCATGACACTTGTTTGGTGAACAAAAAAGAGTTTGCCCGAAATTTTATGCACATCGAGGAAGAGTCGAATAAAATGGAGGCAAAAAAACTGGTGCAGCGAATTGGCGATAAAAAGATTGTTGTAAATCCGCCCTGGCCAACTTTTAAAGAAAAGGAGATTGACAAAGTGTACGATTTGCCGTACACCCGCTTGCCGCACCCGCGCTACAATAATAAAGGCACCATTCCGGCATACGAAATGATCCGGCATTCAATAAACATTCACCGGGGCTGTTTTGGGGGTTGTACCTTCTGTACCATTTCGGCACACCAGGGAAAATTTATTGCCAGCCGCTCCGAAAAATCGGTATTAAAAGAGGTGGAAAAGGTAACCGAAATGCCCGATTTTAAAGGCTATATTTCCGACCTTGGCGGTCCTTCGGCCAACATGTACAAAATGAAAGGTATTCACGAAGAGATTTGCAAAAAATGCAAACGCCCGTCGTGTATTTTCCCTTCGGTTTGCAAAAATCTCGACACCGACCACAAAGCCATGCGCGAACTTTATGCAAAAGTACGCAGCAATCCGAAGGTTAAAAAAGCATTTATTGGCAGTGGTATTCGTTACGATATGATTTTGGAAAAAACCAATAACGAAGAAGTAAACGAAACCAACCGTCAGTATTTACGCGATGTAATAAAACATCATGTTTCTGGCCGTTTAAAAGTGGCTCCGGAGCATTCTTCGGACGAAGTACTTAAGTTTATGCGAAAACCATCGTTTAAGCTTTTTGAAGAACTAAATGAAGAATTTATTAAAATAAATAAAGAGGAAAATCTCAATCAACAGTTAATTCCGTATTTTATTTCGAGTCATCCGGGAAGTAAATCAGAAGACATGGCCAACCTTGCCATTCAAACTAAAAACATGAATTTCAGGTTGGAACAGGTGCAGGATTTTACGCCAACACCCATGACTTTAGCCACCGTGGTTTACTATTCGGGCTATCATCCATATACAATGGAAGAAATTTATACCGCCCGCAACAAAAATGCAAAAGAAAAACAACGTCAGTTTTTCTTCTGGTATAAAAAAGAATACCGCAACCAGATTATTCGCGATTTAAAAGCAAAAGGACGCGACGATTTAGTTGACCAGCTGTTTAAAAAGAAAACCGACAAATAA
- a CDS encoding DUF3857 domain-containing protein, translating to MNPKIKSTFVLILLLLVVNTTTTLLAQNFDAELISQITTIEVLRNKITKKHYFEIQINTREGEQYAQIEIPSSGLSRVSNINAYIKDLNNTIIKKLKKSEIKQHSSFSESTFYQDQLINEFTLKHNIYPYKICYDYEIHEDEFFYLDYWIPVIASKVPTKKAELYIKAPKSYIVNHSCQQITAFQKDSTEGNYTYSWITSYDGKLKSEILAPPLSQFLPQVILVPEQFKYEIKGSFKSWEDYGFWEYSLLKNLNDLPDSEITKIRNRIKGIEDISQQIKILYQYLQDETRYININIDTGGLKPYPASYVSENRYGDCKALSNYFKAVLEAVDIKSFYSSIQAGEKIDVVNKLMPSQQANHVILCVPIKTDTIWIDCTSNNPFGYVGTFIQNREVFVVDNQNSFFTNTPPLTPSQVLNERKVSLKYSLNKTSSAQFANTYRGENFEYLQQLTISYNKTESTQIIRDQLIESDFTVTNIDIEEFNRDSTNVKMNYEVTSHEIYKEYGNDLLIKLLPITLPKLESPEIRKMPIQINFPIYKKDELIYNIPNNYKINSVFTNKTIETKFGSYKIEFNVLADQIIISKSFLLKSGNYALTEYPEFYAFMKEVKQIENNTYLTTCKIY from the coding sequence ATGAATCCAAAAATTAAATCAACTTTTGTACTAATTCTACTTCTCTTAGTTGTTAATACTACAACAACACTATTAGCTCAAAATTTCGATGCAGAATTGATCTCACAAATCACCACCATTGAAGTACTTAGAAATAAGATTACCAAAAAACATTATTTTGAAATTCAAATTAATACAAGGGAAGGGGAACAATATGCTCAAATCGAGATTCCATCTTCTGGTTTGAGTCGCGTATCAAACATCAATGCTTATATAAAAGATTTAAATAACACTATAATTAAGAAGCTTAAAAAAAGCGAGATAAAACAACATAGTTCATTTTCTGAAAGTACCTTTTATCAAGATCAATTAATCAATGAATTCACGCTTAAACACAATATTTATCCATATAAAATATGTTACGATTACGAGATTCACGAAGATGAATTCTTTTATTTGGATTACTGGATCCCTGTAATAGCGAGCAAAGTACCCACTAAAAAGGCAGAGCTTTACATTAAAGCACCCAAAAGCTATATTGTAAATCACAGTTGCCAACAAATTACAGCATTTCAAAAAGATTCAACAGAAGGAAATTATACCTATTCATGGATAACTAGCTATGACGGAAAGCTTAAATCAGAAATTCTGGCACCACCTCTCAGCCAATTTCTGCCACAGGTAATTCTTGTTCCTGAACAGTTCAAATATGAAATAAAAGGTTCTTTTAAGTCTTGGGAAGATTACGGTTTTTGGGAATATTCATTATTGAAGAACCTGAATGATTTACCTGATTCTGAGATCACAAAAATACGAAACCGGATAAAAGGGATAGAAGATATTAGCCAGCAAATAAAAATTCTGTATCAATATTTACAAGATGAAACCAGATATATTAATATCAATATTGATACCGGAGGATTAAAACCTTATCCAGCAAGTTATGTTTCAGAAAACCGTTATGGCGATTGTAAGGCGTTGAGCAACTATTTCAAGGCCGTATTGGAAGCAGTCGACATAAAATCATTCTACTCATCAATTCAAGCCGGCGAAAAAATTGATGTAGTAAATAAACTGATGCCGTCGCAACAGGCAAACCATGTTATTCTTTGTGTCCCCATCAAAACAGATACGATATGGATTGACTGTACCAGTAACAATCCTTTTGGCTATGTAGGTACATTTATTCAAAACAGAGAGGTTTTTGTTGTGGATAATCAGAACAGTTTTTTTACAAATACTCCTCCCCTTACACCTAGTCAAGTACTTAATGAGAGAAAAGTAAGTTTAAAGTATTCCTTAAATAAAACTTCGTCGGCCCAATTTGCAAATACATACAGAGGAGAAAACTTCGAATATCTTCAACAACTTACCATTTCCTATAATAAAACTGAATCAACGCAGATAATTCGAGATCAGTTAATTGAATCAGATTTTACAGTAACCAACATTGACATTGAAGAATTTAATCGAGATTCGACAAATGTTAAAATGAATTACGAAGTAACTTCGCATGAGATTTACAAGGAGTATGGCAACGACCTTCTAATTAAACTTTTGCCTATTACTCTTCCAAAGCTGGAATCTCCGGAAATAAGAAAGATGCCAATACAAATTAATTTTCCGATATACAAAAAAGATGAATTGATCTACAACATTCCAAACAACTACAAAATAAATTCGGTATTCACAAACAAAACAATTGAAACAAAGTTTGGCTCTTACAAAATTGAGTTTAATGTATTGGCAGATCAAATTATAATTTCAAAATCATTTCTTCTGAAGAGTGGCAATTATGCACTAACGGAATATCCTGAATTCTATGCTTTTATGAAAGAAGTTAAACAAATTGAAAACAATACATACCTAACAACCTGCAAAATTTACTAA
- a CDS encoding DUF4301 family protein, which yields MFSDKDKQQIQQRGSNLQTVLSQIENFKTGFPFLQIEDAAEVGKGIIRLNPEDLEKRGALYDKKVASGTRPLKFVPASGAASRMFKALFEALEELETNDESEVLKSKAVKEYTDQIDNFAFADELKSAIKNGGDTNTLKSQLDYLLNDKGLNYGSLPKGLLKFHSYESGARTPFEEHLVEGAKYAKNGKNKAKLHFTVSPEHQPVFEKLLAEVQDKYEEELGVEFEVSFSQQKPSTDTIAVDLDNEPFRNPDGSLLFRPGGHGALIENLNDLNADIIFIKNIDNVVPDRLKQATIDYKKGLAGVLLKHQEKLFRYQKELNEKHPVALDSGFLAEAANFLENTLNTKPESNQYYTEKDELYHYLKEKYNRPLRVCGMVKNEGEPGGGPFWATNSDGTVSLQVVESSQIDPDSVQQQKIVQHATHFNPVDLVCAVKNYRGEKYDLTQFTDPATGFISTKSKDGKELKAQELPGLWNGAMSNWNTLFVEVPIETFNPVKTVNDLLREQHI from the coding sequence ATGTTCTCAGATAAAGATAAACAACAGATACAACAACGTGGAAGCAACTTACAAACCGTACTTTCACAAATCGAAAATTTTAAAACCGGCTTTCCTTTTCTTCAAATAGAAGATGCCGCAGAAGTTGGCAAAGGTATCATCCGGCTAAATCCTGAAGATTTAGAAAAAAGAGGAGCTTTGTACGATAAAAAAGTTGCCTCGGGAACCCGCCCCTTAAAATTTGTACCGGCTTCGGGCGCAGCCAGCCGAATGTTTAAAGCTTTGTTTGAAGCCCTGGAAGAACTGGAAACAAATGACGAATCGGAAGTTTTAAAAAGCAAAGCAGTAAAAGAATACACCGACCAGATTGATAATTTCGCTTTTGCCGATGAATTAAAATCGGCCATTAAAAATGGTGGCGACACCAACACATTAAAAAGCCAGCTCGATTATTTATTAAACGACAAAGGTTTAAATTACGGTTCGTTGCCCAAAGGATTGCTAAAATTTCACTCGTATGAAAGCGGAGCACGCACACCCTTTGAAGAGCATTTGGTAGAAGGTGCCAAATATGCCAAAAACGGAAAAAACAAAGCAAAACTTCATTTTACGGTTTCTCCGGAACACCAGCCCGTATTTGAAAAATTACTGGCCGAAGTTCAGGATAAATACGAAGAAGAACTGGGAGTTGAATTTGAAGTTTCGTTTAGCCAGCAAAAACCATCAACCGATACAATTGCAGTTGATTTGGATAACGAACCTTTCCGTAATCCCGATGGCAGTTTATTGTTTCGCCCGGGCGGACACGGTGCGTTAATCGAAAATCTGAACGACCTGAATGCCGATATTATATTTATTAAAAACATAGACAATGTGGTGCCCGACCGATTAAAACAGGCGACCATCGATTATAAAAAAGGACTTGCCGGCGTGTTGTTAAAACACCAGGAAAAATTGTTCCGCTATCAGAAAGAACTAAACGAAAAACATCCTGTTGCACTGGATAGTGGCTTTTTAGCCGAAGCCGCCAATTTTCTGGAAAATACCTTAAATACCAAACCGGAAAGCAACCAGTATTACACCGAAAAAGATGAGTTGTACCATTATTTAAAAGAAAAATACAACCGCCCTTTACGTGTTTGCGGAATGGTTAAAAACGAAGGCGAACCGGGTGGAGGTCCTTTCTGGGCTACAAATTCCGACGGAACTGTGTCGTTGCAGGTAGTTGAGAGCTCGCAAATTGATCCCGACAGCGTTCAACAACAAAAAATAGTGCAGCATGCCACTCACTTTAATCCGGTTGATTTGGTATGTGCCGTAAAAAATTACCGAGGCGAAAAATACGATTTAACCCAATTTACCGATCCGGCTACCGGTTTTATTTCAACAAAGTCGAAAGACGGAAAAGAGTTAAAAGCACAGGAACTTCCTGGGCTGTGGAACGGTGCCATGAGCAACTGGAATACCTTGTTTGTAGAAGTGCCTATTGAAACATTCAATCCCGTAAAAACGGTTAACGATTTGTTGCGCGAACAACATATTTAA
- a CDS encoding PAS domain-containing protein, with translation MRLDFVRVEEANDLVNQLIEHHPQAIFLTDHDFKVKFYNKSFQQLTKSDKGDIIGHEFCEVMGCTQREKISPVDNGFCKRCQLRDLLSGSNLSEMVLIRDFVINNKVKTKHLHIDTHRVVMDGQKYRLVVIDDRTGKTIK, from the coding sequence ATGAGACTAGATTTTGTAAGAGTAGAAGAAGCCAACGACCTCGTTAACCAGTTGATAGAACACCATCCACAAGCGATTTTTTTAACCGACCACGATTTTAAAGTAAAATTTTACAACAAATCGTTTCAGCAATTAACCAAAAGCGACAAAGGTGATATTATTGGTCACGAATTTTGCGAAGTAATGGGTTGCACGCAACGCGAGAAGATTTCGCCGGTAGACAATGGTTTTTGTAAGCGCTGCCAGCTGCGCGATTTGTTATCGGGTTCCAACCTATCGGAAATGGTACTTATTCGCGATTTTGTTATCAATAATAAAGTAAAAACAAAACACCTGCACATTGACACCCACCGTGTGGTAATGGACGGACAAAAATACCGGCTGGTTGTTATCGACGACCGAACCGGTAAAACGATAAAATAA
- a CDS encoding DUF1697 domain-containing protein: MGKKVAILRGINVGGKRKILMADLKDLFADAGFTNCSTYIQSGNVLFTAANDLSETEISKKISAAILAKYGFDVPVIVRSANELKAAIKNNPFYTGDEAELNQLHLTFLNTAPEQKAIKTAESVDSGEDKFVVANCDIYVFCQGKYHQSKLSNTFFENKLKVTATTRNWKTVLKLCELAN, from the coding sequence ATGGGAAAGAAAGTTGCAATTTTGAGGGGAATTAATGTTGGGGGCAAACGCAAAATCCTGATGGCCGATTTAAAAGATCTGTTTGCTGATGCCGGATTTACCAATTGCTCAACCTACATTCAAAGTGGCAATGTACTTTTTACTGCTGCCAATGATTTAAGTGAAACTGAAATTTCGAAGAAGATAAGCGCGGCGATACTGGCTAAATATGGCTTTGATGTACCGGTTATTGTGCGAAGTGCAAACGAGTTGAAAGCTGCCATAAAAAACAATCCGTTTTACACCGGTGACGAAGCAGAACTAAATCAGTTGCATCTTACATTTTTAAACACAGCACCAGAACAGAAAGCGATAAAAACAGCAGAGTCAGTGGATTCGGGAGAGGATAAATTTGTTGTTGCAAACTGCGATATTTATGTTTTCTGCCAGGGGAAATACCACCAATCGAAATTGAGTAATACCTTTTTTGAAAATAAACTAAAAGTAACTGCCACTACCCGAAACTGGAAAACGGTGTTAAAACTCTGTGAATTGGCAAATTAA
- a CDS encoding DUF4197 family protein, with protein MNCTAQKIKASVEKDIAAGISTKESWDSLIGKWNQLSNSIIGKTAGFKPVDTQLEDYLTAKALDGLFLKIAEEEKQIRKDPAARVTSLLKKVFGSVDR; from the coding sequence TTGAATTGTACCGCCCAAAAAATTAAAGCTTCGGTTGAAAAAGACATTGCTGCAGGTATTTCAACCAAAGAAAGCTGGGATTCGCTGATCGGAAAATGGAATCAACTATCAAATTCAATAATTGGAAAAACGGCAGGCTTTAAACCCGTTGATACTCAGCTGGAAGATTACCTGACAGCAAAGGCACTCGACGGTTTATTCCTTAAAATTGCTGAAGAAGAGAAGCAAATCAGAAAAGATCCGGCGGCTCGGGTTACCAGTTTATTAAAGAAAGTATTTGGTTCGGTTGATCGGTAA
- a CDS encoding DUF4197 domain-containing protein, producing MKTKNLFLSLILMVLFSGCAEVMHLSQQYLDTEAPLSQNEIIAGLKEALVTGTNNSASILGATDGYYKDELVKILLPPEADIIVENAGKIPGGQKLIDDVLLHINRAAEDAVSEAKPIFVNSITSMTISDGIGILKGNDNAATEYLHKTTYDQLFELYRPKN from the coding sequence ATGAAAACCAAAAATCTATTTCTCTCTCTGATCCTGATGGTTCTGTTCTCCGGCTGTGCCGAGGTAATGCATCTTTCGCAACAATACTTAGATACGGAAGCTCCGCTGTCGCAGAACGAAATTATTGCAGGATTAAAAGAAGCATTGGTAACCGGAACAAACAATTCGGCCAGTATTTTAGGTGCTACCGACGGATATTACAAAGACGAGCTGGTAAAAATACTGCTTCCGCCCGAAGCCGATATTATTGTTGAAAATGCAGGGAAAATACCGGGAGGTCAGAAATTAATCGACGATGTATTGTTACACATCAACCGCGCAGCCGAAGATGCCGTTTCTGAAGCCAAACCTATTTTTGTGAACAGCATTACCAGCATGACCATTTCTGACGGAATTGGCATTTTAAAAGGCAACGACAATGCGGCCACCGAATATTTGCACAAAACAACCTACGACCAGCTTTTTGAATTGTACCGCCCAAAAAATTAA
- a CDS encoding DUF3857 domain-containing protein, whose product MKNLFLALIFLCFCTIHSQAQHYSTEFGKIGKDDIELVTYDKDKSAEAVVLFDIGKSHFVDDYNKFNVLFERSKRIKILSEAGIKYAEIEIPYYQEGGIYEEIYELQATTYNFENNQLIKTELQDRNWHDEKINDYWRVRKFAFPNVKSGSIIEFRYKLKSPYVFNLQDWEFQSKIPTVYSQYTAKIIPFYNYSYISQGMTKYDKQQAYVEKGSKRSFASVEYNDMVYEFVMLDVPAFKSEDYISSINDYIMKIDFQLAEIAYPDGQKKEIMTTWPKLIEEYLEHSDFGKYIKKCEKLAPKLIDNAVLSTMTKKEKFEYILKYVKENYSWNGYNAKYASKSASTVIKDKFGNSAELNLLAIGLLRATGIETEPVLISTRDHGQIRQSYPFNHFFNYVLIFAELDGVNTIADATEKSVGFYRIPSRCINDRGLLVKEAKKEKWIGLSSLIPSATKTHINLEFDHEQLLANISTEVNEYSAANHRKSIGNSTEKLSKYLEKNNYKVDTGNIEISNPINPDEPYTFEFKFQTKPELINEKIYISPFCNETMEENPLQQPERNYPVDMVYPTKTTILSHIIIPDGYDVDYTAENLKIDNDLFEMEYNISLQESSVEIQLYYYFRKSIYSVEDYSKIKYYFNELVKKGNEKVVFKKITSEP is encoded by the coding sequence ATGAAAAACCTCTTTCTTGCACTAATTTTCCTTTGCTTTTGTACGATTCATTCTCAGGCACAACATTATTCTACAGAATTTGGTAAGATTGGAAAAGATGACATAGAACTTGTTACTTATGATAAAGATAAATCAGCAGAAGCTGTTGTTCTGTTCGATATTGGCAAATCACATTTTGTAGATGATTACAACAAATTTAATGTTCTTTTCGAACGAAGCAAGCGAATAAAAATTTTATCTGAAGCGGGTATAAAATATGCAGAAATTGAGATTCCTTATTATCAGGAAGGAGGAATCTACGAAGAAATATACGAACTTCAGGCAACAACATATAATTTTGAAAATAACCAGTTGATTAAAACTGAATTGCAAGACCGGAATTGGCATGACGAGAAGATAAACGATTACTGGAGAGTTCGAAAATTTGCCTTTCCAAATGTAAAATCGGGTTCTATTATAGAATTTAGGTACAAATTGAAATCACCATATGTTTTTAATTTGCAAGATTGGGAATTCCAGAGTAAAATCCCAACCGTATATAGCCAATATACCGCCAAAATTATCCCATTTTACAATTATTCTTATATTTCCCAAGGGATGACTAAATATGACAAACAGCAGGCATATGTTGAAAAAGGATCAAAAAGGAGCTTTGCTTCTGTGGAATACAATGATATGGTTTATGAATTTGTAATGCTTGATGTTCCAGCATTCAAAAGTGAAGATTACATTAGTTCAATTAACGATTACATAATGAAAATCGACTTTCAGCTTGCCGAAATTGCCTACCCCGATGGTCAAAAAAAGGAAATCATGACAACATGGCCAAAACTGATTGAAGAGTACCTCGAACATAGCGACTTTGGAAAATACATAAAGAAATGTGAAAAACTTGCACCCAAACTAATTGACAATGCGGTTTTGAGTACAATGACGAAAAAAGAAAAATTTGAATATATTCTAAAGTATGTCAAAGAAAATTACAGTTGGAATGGCTATAATGCAAAATATGCATCTAAATCAGCATCGACGGTAATTAAAGACAAATTTGGGAACTCTGCCGAACTAAACTTGTTAGCAATTGGATTACTTAGAGCCACCGGGATTGAAACAGAACCTGTACTTATAAGCACTCGGGATCACGGTCAGATTAGACAAAGTTATCCTTTCAATCATTTCTTTAACTATGTACTCATTTTTGCTGAACTCGACGGTGTGAATACCATCGCCGATGCAACAGAAAAAAGTGTTGGATTTTATAGAATACCATCGCGTTGTATAAACGACCGGGGTTTACTTGTTAAAGAAGCAAAGAAAGAAAAGTGGATTGGTCTTAGCAGCTTAATTCCAAGTGCAACAAAAACCCATATCAACCTGGAATTTGACCATGAACAATTATTAGCCAACATAAGTACAGAAGTCAATGAATACAGTGCTGCAAACCATAGAAAATCCATTGGAAACAGTACTGAAAAGCTGTCAAAATACCTTGAAAAAAACAACTATAAAGTTGACACCGGGAATATTGAAATCTCAAATCCAATTAATCCGGATGAACCTTACACTTTTGAATTCAAATTTCAAACAAAACCGGAACTTATTAACGAAAAGATTTATATCTCTCCATTTTGTAACGAAACAATGGAAGAAAATCCTTTGCAACAACCTGAAAGAAATTATCCGGTTGACATGGTTTATCCTACAAAAACCACCATTCTATCACACATCATTATTCCTGATGGGTACGATGTGGACTATACCGCCGAGAATTTAAAAATTGACAATGATTTATTTGAAATGGAATACAACATATCGTTACAGGAAAGTTCTGTGGAGATACAACTTTATTATTATTTCAGGAAATCAATTTATTCGGTTGAAGACTATTCAAAAATTAAATATTATTTCAACGAACTGGTAAAAAAAGGAAATGAGAAAGTAGTTTTTAAAAAGATAACTTCAGAACCTTAA
- a CDS encoding TIGR01212 family radical SAM protein (This family includes YhcC from E. coli K-12, an uncharacterized radical SAM protein.), translating to MGQTIYSWGHERRYNDFSTYFRNLFSERVQKVSVDAGFTCPNRDGTKGVGGCSYCNNKTFKPTYCNLETSVSSQVEKGIEFFARKYKSMRFLAYFQAYTNTYAPLNDLKILYEEALQHPKIDGLVISTRPDAVDVELLDYLAELSKKVYVMVEFGLESHLNRTLKDINRGHTFEESVWALQETANRGINNCAHMILGLPGESRDELLEQAKVISQLPVKNLKLHQLQIHKQTLLEKQFKTNPERFNLYTAEEYIDLVVDYLEVLNPEIIVERFISQAPIEMLIAPKWGLKNFEFVAKVEKRLKERDTWQGRYY from the coding sequence ATGGGGCAAACAATTTACAGCTGGGGACACGAACGACGCTACAACGATTTCTCGACTTATTTCAGAAACCTGTTTTCGGAACGCGTTCAAAAGGTTTCGGTTGATGCCGGTTTTACCTGCCCCAACCGTGATGGTACAAAGGGCGTTGGTGGGTGTAGTTATTGCAACAACAAAACTTTTAAGCCCACTTATTGTAACCTTGAAACCAGTGTAAGCAGCCAGGTTGAAAAAGGAATCGAATTTTTTGCCAGGAAATACAAATCGATGCGTTTTCTGGCCTATTTTCAGGCGTATACCAATACGTACGCTCCTTTAAACGATTTAAAAATCTTGTACGAGGAGGCCTTGCAACATCCAAAAATCGATGGGCTTGTTATTTCGACCCGCCCCGATGCTGTAGATGTCGAATTGCTTGATTACCTGGCAGAACTGAGCAAGAAAGTGTATGTGATGGTAGAGTTTGGTTTAGAGTCGCATTTAAACCGGACATTAAAAGATATCAACCGAGGGCATACATTTGAAGAGTCGGTTTGGGCATTGCAGGAAACAGCCAACCGCGGAATTAATAATTGTGCGCACATGATACTCGGGTTGCCGGGCGAAAGTCGCGATGAATTGTTGGAACAGGCAAAGGTTATTTCGCAGTTACCGGTTAAAAACCTGAAATTGCACCAACTTCAAATTCACAAACAAACGCTTTTGGAAAAGCAGTTTAAAACAAATCCCGAACGCTTTAACTTGTACACAGCCGAAGAATACATCGATCTGGTAGTGGATTACCTTGAAGTGTTAAATCCCGAAATTATAGTGGAACGTTTTATCAGCCAAGCCCCCATTGAAATGCTGATTGCCCCCAAATGGGGATTAAAAAACTTCGAGTTTGTTGCCAAAGTTGAAAAACGGCTAAAAGAACGGGATACCTGGCAGGGGAGATATTATTAA
- a CDS encoding 4Fe-4S binding protein: MNIEQEIKNYLNKNGVSFIHFTDISFLNKSQNNALPNAILFGIVLSPAYIQKVGTTTNYVEKMKQNDQIQNDEFHLTEIKTDRLADELADYLQAKGFSAFSQSEANLKAHSLYNKLENSTPLPHKTIARLAGLGWIGKHNLLVTPQFGSAISMCTVLTDAPVNCISALPMQSLCGSCSVCVDVCPTNAIYGNSWEAETSRDNLIDFRKCITCLECMVQCPWTQKQVGNTIYIP; the protein is encoded by the coding sequence ATGAACATTGAACAGGAAATAAAGAACTATTTAAACAAAAACGGTGTCAGTTTTATTCATTTTACCGACATCTCATTTTTAAATAAATCGCAAAACAATGCTTTGCCAAATGCCATTTTGTTTGGTATTGTTTTGTCGCCGGCATACATTCAAAAAGTGGGAACAACAACCAACTATGTCGAAAAAATGAAACAGAACGACCAAATTCAGAACGATGAATTTCATTTAACAGAAATCAAAACCGACCGATTGGCCGATGAGCTGGCAGATTATTTACAAGCCAAAGGTTTTTCAGCTTTTTCGCAATCAGAGGCAAACCTTAAAGCACACTCGTTGTACAATAAATTGGAAAACAGCACTCCCCTGCCTCACAAAACCATTGCCCGTTTGGCAGGCTTGGGTTGGATTGGCAAACACAATCTTTTGGTGACTCCACAGTTTGGTTCGGCCATTAGTATGTGCACTGTATTAACCGATGCTCCTGTTAACTGCATCTCTGCTCTGCCAATGCAATCGTTGTGCGGCTCTTGTTCTGTTTGTGTCGACGTGTGTCCGACAAATGCCATTTATGGCAACAGCTGGGAAGCTGAAACCTCGAGAGACAATCTAATCGATTTCAGAAAATGCATAACCTGTCTGGAATGTATGGTTCAATGCCCATGGACTCAAAAACAGGTCGGAAATACTATTTATATACCTTAG